The Lacipirellula parvula genome window below encodes:
- a CDS encoding ROK family protein — protein MAYYIGVDVGGTTSTLAVGNDRNEVVYVSPQFATTPDLGPQSSIAAIVVAAQEAMAHLGAPLTEVAGASIATPGPATMDGVLLATPNLNRELWNNFNIRAGLEAALRQHHPTLNVRYIGDGQAAALGEYAIRSRALTWSHVPAETLPNETLDSLFMVIVGTGLGGGAVLGGQAIQGSQGRAGHVGHILLPSYAFRYEHDQKLLKGNAYATSESAVSLSGLAHQLEYRLTLPEWASHSLNQVDGSAREKAKRLRELVAAGDSLAQQLFDDQAKALGITLLSVNYLGDYDRLVIGGGVCDLIPSVRDRYRQLAEEEYRRHSLDGFRNLDRFEFSVCGDEAPVVGSLRWAMLS, from the coding sequence TTGGCTTACTACATTGGCGTCGACGTGGGCGGAACCACCAGCACCCTCGCGGTCGGCAACGACCGGAACGAGGTGGTTTACGTCTCTCCGCAGTTTGCCACGACGCCGGACCTCGGTCCGCAGAGTTCGATCGCCGCGATCGTCGTCGCCGCTCAGGAAGCGATGGCCCACCTCGGCGCGCCGCTCACCGAAGTCGCCGGCGCCTCGATCGCCACCCCCGGCCCCGCGACGATGGACGGCGTGTTGCTGGCGACGCCGAATCTCAATCGCGAACTGTGGAACAATTTTAATATCCGCGCGGGATTGGAGGCGGCCCTGCGGCAGCATCACCCGACGCTTAACGTGCGCTACATCGGCGACGGACAGGCGGCGGCCCTCGGCGAGTATGCCATCCGCAGCCGAGCGCTCACTTGGAGCCACGTTCCCGCGGAGACGCTGCCGAACGAAACGCTCGACTCGCTGTTCATGGTGATCGTCGGCACCGGCCTCGGCGGCGGCGCCGTGTTAGGCGGGCAGGCGATTCAAGGGAGCCAAGGTCGCGCCGGGCACGTCGGCCACATTCTGCTGCCGTCGTATGCGTTCCGCTACGAGCACGATCAAAAGCTGCTCAAGGGCAACGCCTACGCCACGTCGGAGTCGGCGGTGTCGCTGAGCGGGTTGGCCCATCAACTCGAATATCGTCTCACGCTGCCGGAGTGGGCGTCGCACTCGTTGAATCAGGTGGACGGTTCCGCACGCGAGAAGGCAAAGCGGCTGCGGGAGCTTGTGGCCGCGGGCGATTCGCTCGCTCAGCAATTGTTCGACGATCAAGCGAAGGCCCTTGGCATCACGCTGCTGTCGGTGAACTACCTTGGCGATTACGACCGGCTGGTGATCGGCGGCGGCGTGTGCGATCTCATTCCTTCGGTTCGCGATCGTTATCGCCAACTGGCCGAGGAAGAGTATCGCCGCCATTCGCTCGACGGGTTCCGCAATCTCGATCGCTTCGAGTTTTCCGTTTGCGGCGACGAGGCCCCGGTGGTCGGTTCGCTGCGATGGGCGATGCTCTCGTAG